From the Cydia pomonella isolate Wapato2018A chromosome 23, ilCydPomo1, whole genome shotgun sequence genome, one window contains:
- the LOC133530501 gene encoding zinc finger protein GLI4: MMPDRDVGGTAGSGGFLPLQFPSAFAAFHAAPPSAPTAMHHAQHYHHHAQLAAAAAAAGATSELSYLAALHPAYRPVTYDHPLYGANTLRGLEYLSAARSLHPELHAGSTLASQDFQLSLEGSRIASPTRLRLSGGAIGASANRKRAVSWSPYSAESLDLAAVIRASPASLAVRAPSAASTGSYGHLSAGAISPALSLSHASLAQQLLARGGGGVLAGGVLLDPAHQQAAAAAAHHAAHAHLVAGIHRSHISSPTQLLMGTPVDIRQGLGMDGSPPHHLQQPPQQPEVTSIMEADSASSGMTQRKSPQSLMHRDNHHSNKPLSAAAESTVHDGLDSKDEPGDFIETNCHWVDCKLEFPTQDDLVKHINTDHIHASKKAFVCRWVGCSRDEKPFKAQYMLVVHMRRHTGEKPHKCTFEGCCKAYSRLENLKTHLRSHTGEKPYTCEYPGCAKAFSNASDRAKHQNRTHSNEKPYVCKAPGCTKRYTDPSSLRKHVKTVHGAEFYASKKHKGCSRGDDSAESGGGGAGSSPRSEEGGVPIGVRGHTSSASVKSESPASPLPHGLHTPAHQLSAQCGGDLDFGGSGLGGFSDENGAPYFRLDGEVEQEVVGEVGQLPLMLRAMVAIGEPRHHHMPRLQNKMAVNRLMPPGHGVDLGGAAAPGRTDLGNTNVGAEIKTGMPNTRRDSGISSGSSLYSARSSDISRKSSQASVAGAAPAPARPAPPAGYEQLSPDSSRRSSQVSCVGYAPAPSSALAAVQAVRTSQGNQAVLLRGVTCSEVRAEELALELDPNVQVKEEARRLSEQSNLSDQTHYQPYPCGTDDVGDAPFPFKTEDEHEPVYKESRSNSTSTVVVTTAQVHHPNQEVNLEQVAEGEMVENKLVIPDEMMQYLNQSILGTDSVAPAKNDSTTPPDPEADKDQDSATKDNATRDQNANNSSDKISDVATSDDSLLKNLGAIGSDLNISDIPVDLRSLDVSMSGNSGSLLATKSPDDKNPLQEQVIHEVPTEQCEDYKKPPTSNVSTNPLQSLQTMAANQPEPNRMRANLLPQKQNTTMSPKTMVITPQTVMSPQTLPHSMLSPQSLPHSAMSPQSVMSPHSIPHNVMSPPSVYNVMSPQSVMSVMSPQHNAMSPQSMQSLMSPQMPNQIMMSPRHNNIGSPMSQNMASPAVNMASPLNQNMPSPMSHGMPSPLHPSLQSPMAQNVTSPMMQNMPNMPINPPQNTNQNMMINMNMNQPHMQGMPPNYPQNRQNCNPKAVSKNYSNVQNQYPNQNYNQAPGYPIQNQQNGNNMRQQNMQQYQMQQFNQNQIPGMQQMNQNQPNMMYNNQMMPPNYQPPMNYPNQQNQMHQMQMSRSSVMSVDNSGNMARGTLNSYCEQQNQCPPMQNNQYNQNMQYPQPPPYNAVINAANVMGPPPPKNNHQYNQAMMNNNQYYNHQRPYIQWDYPGNQFNKHNMQKSAQNSVNMSTGSQKPPANGVRPQINCNQMVKTGEQQTDCSMNSLRSQNNQVSDVQVWDISQSQIEATNARKKNQNASTMRQETYQRTLEYVENCENWKSSEMVSSSTHPLQGGDNMVVNDLQTSLSSFYEENQYLQMIQ, translated from the exons GGTTAGAGTACTTGAGCGCGGCGCGGAGTCTTCACCCGGAGCTACACGCTGGCAGCACGCTGGCCAGCCAGGACTTTCAACTTAGTTTAGAAG GATCACGAATAGCCTCCCCAACGCGCCTAAGGCTATCCGGTGGCGCGATTGGGGCCTCCGCCAACCGCAAACGCGCGGTGTCCTGGAGCCCTTACTCTGCGGAGTCATTAGACTTGGCGGCGGTGATCAGGGCGTCACCAGCGAGCTTGGCTGTTAGAGCGCCTTCGGCGGCGTCTACTGGGAGCTATGGCCATCTCAGTGCTG GCGCGATATCCCCCGCCCTATCGCTGTCTCACGCGTCACTGGCGCAGCAGCTGCTGGCGCGAGGCGGTGGCGGCGTTCTGGCGGGTGGAGTACTACTCGACCCTGCGCACCAGCAGGCTGCGGCTGCGGCCGCGCACCACGCAGCCCATGCGCATCTAGTGGCCGGGATACACAG ATCCCACATATCATCGCCCACGCAGCTACTGATGGGGACACCCGTAGACATCCGACAGGGCTTGGGCATGGACGGATCTCCTCCTCATCATCTGCAACAACCGCCGCAGCAGCCTGAAGTTACTAGCATCATGGAGGCCGATAG TGCTTCATCAGGCATGACACAACGGAAATCCCCACAGAGCCTAATGCATCGAGATAACCATCACAGCAACAAGCCATTATCAGCCGCCGCGGAGAGCACGGTCCATGACGGGCTCGACTCCAAAGATGAACCCGGAGATTTCATCGAGACTAACTGTCATTGG GTGGACTGTAAACTAGAGTTCCCAACGCAAGACGACCTGGTAAAGCACATCAACACGGACCACATCCACGCGAGCAAGAAGGCGTTCGTGTGCCGCTGGGTCGGCTGCTCGAGGGATGAAAAGCCGTTTAAGGCGCAGTACATGCTGGTTGTGCATATGAGGAGGCATACTGGGGAAAAGCCGCATAAATGCACT TTCGAAGGCTGCTGTAAAGCATACTCCCGTCTGGAGAACCTGAAGACCCACCTCAGAAGTCACACGGGTGAAAAACCCTACACCTGCGAATACCCGGGCTGCGCCAAGGCGTTCTCCAACGCGAGCGATAGGGCGAAGCATCAGAACCGGACGCATAGTAATGAG aaaccCTATGTATGTAAGGCACCTGGCTGCACAAAGCGGTATACAGACCCATCGTCTCTCAGAAAACATGTAAAGACTGTTCACGGTGCAGAGTTCTATGCTAGCAAGAAACACAAAG GTTGCAGTCGTGGCGACGACTCCGCCGAGTCTGGTGGTGGAGGAGCAGGCTCTTCTCCTCGCTCCGAAGAGGGCGGAGTCCCTATCGGAGTCCGCGGACATACGTCCTCGGCGTCCGTCAAAAGCGAGAGCCCCGCGTCACCACTCCCGCATGGACTGCATACGCCAGCGCATCAG TTATCAGCTCAATGTGGCGGAGACCTGGACTTCGGCGGTTCTGGCTTGGGTGGCTTCAGTGACGAAAATGGCGCGCCTTACTTCAGGCTCGACGGAGAG GTGGAACAAGAGGTGGTGGGTGAAGTGGGGCAGCTTCCTCTAATGCTGCGCGCCATGGTGGCCATCGGCGAGCCGCGGCACCACCACATGCCGCGCTTGCAGAACAAGATGGCGGTCAACCGCCTCATGCCGCCTGGGCATGGCGTCGACTTAGGAGGAg CTGCCGCACCGGGTCGCACGGACCTCGGAAATACGAACGTGGGGGCAGAGATTAAGACGGGGATGCCGAATACGAGGCGGGACTCTGGCATATCGTCTGGCAGTAGCCTTTATAGTGCAAG GTCGTCGGATATCTCCCGCAAGAGCAGCCAGGCGTCCgtggcgggcgcggcgccggcgcccgcgcgccccgcgccgcccgccggctACGAGCAGCTGTCCCCGGACAGCAGCCGCAG ATCTAGTCAAGTTTCATGCGTGGGATACGCACCAGCGCCTTCCTCTGCGCTCGCCGCCGTCCAAGCCGTCCGGACGTCCCAGGGCAATCAG GCGGTCTTGCTCCGCGGGGTAACGTGTTCGGAGGTGCGTGCTGAGGAGCTGGCGCTGGAGCTCGACCCCAACGTCCAGGTCAAGGAGGAAGCGAGGAGACTCTCGGAGCAGTCCAACCTAAGTGACCAGACGCACTACCAGCCATACCCCTGTGGGACTGATGACGTG GGTGACGCTCCTTTCCCATTCAAGACGGAAGACGAGCATGAGCCGGTGTACAAGGAGTCGCGCTCCAACTCCACCAGCACAGTGGTCGTCACCACGGCGCAGGTGCACCACCCCAACCAGGAAGTCAACCTCGAAcag GTCGCAGAAGGAGAAATGGTGGAGAACAAGCTGGTGATACCAGACGAAATGATGCAATATCTTAACCAATCAATATTGGGAACCGACTCGGTAGCACCAGCCAAGAACGACTCCACCACTCCTCCAGACCCCGAGGCCGACAAAGACCAAGACAGTGCAACCAAAGACAATGCCACTCGCGACCAGAACGCTAACAATTCTAGTGACAAAATCAGTGACGTAGCGACCAGTGACGATTCTCTACTCAAAAATCTAGGTGCCATAGGTAGTGATCTCAATATAAGTGATATTCCAGTCGATTTAAGGTCGTTAGACGTTAGCATGTCGGGCAACAGCGGCTCTTTACTAGCCACTAAGTCGCCTGACGACAAGAATCCGTTACAGGAACAGGTTATACACGAAGTCCCCACCGAACAGTGCGAGGACTATAAAAAACCACCGACGAGTAATGTTTCTACAAATCCTTTGCAGTCTTTGCAAACTATGGCCGCAAATCAACCAGAGCCTAATAGGATGAGAGCGAATCTTCTACCTCAGAAACAAAACACGACCATGAGTCCAAAAACCATGGTAATTACTCCGCAGACGGTTATGAGTCCACAGACTTTGCCTCATAGTATGCTGAGTCCACAGAGCCTACCTCATAGCGCTATGAGTCCACAGAGCGTGATGAGCCCTCACAGCATACCCCATAACGTCATGAGTCCACCCAGTGTTTACAACGTTATGAGCCCTCAGAGCGTTATGAGCGTCATGTCCCCACAGCACAATGCTATGAGCCCACAGAGTATGCAGAGTTTGATGAGCCCTCAAATGCCAAACCAGATCATGATGAGTCCGCGACACAATAACATCGGCAGTCCTATGTCTCAAAACATGGCCAGTCCAGCCGTCAACATGGCGAGCCCTTTGAACCAAAATATGCCGAgccccatgagccatggcatgCCCAGTCCGCTGCATCCCAGTCTACAAAGCCCTATGGCTCAAAACGTGACGAGTCCCATGATGCAAAACATGCCCAACATGCCGATAAATCCACCCCAAAATACCAACCAAAACATGATGATTAACATGAACATGAATCAGCCGCATATGCAAGGTATGCCACCAAACTACCCACAAAATCGTCAAAATTGTAATCCTAAAGCCGTAAGCAAAAACTATAGCAACGTACAAAATCAATATCCAAATCAAAACTACAATCAAGCACCCGGCTATCCCATCCAAAACCAGCAGAATGGTAATAATATGCGTCAGCAAAACATGCAGCAATATCAAATGCAACAATTTAACCAGAATCAGATTCCTGGCATGCAACAAATGAACCAAAATCAGCCCAATATGATGTACAATAACCAAATGATGCCGCCCAATTATCAACCACCGATGAACTACCCTAACCAGCAGAACCAAATGCATCAAATGCAAATGTCAAGGTCTTCAGTGATGAGCGTGGACAACAGCGGCAATATGGCGCGAGGGACTTTAAACAGCTACTGCGAGCAACAGAACCAGTGCCCGCCTATGCAAAACAATCAATACAACCAGAACATGCAATATCCTCAACCTCCTCCTTACAATGCTGTGATCAATGCTGCCAATGTAATGGGACCGCCCCCGCCTAAAAACAATCATCAATACAATCAAGCCATGATGAATAACAACCAATATTACAATCACCAGAGACCTTACATCCAGTGGGACTATCCCGGTAATCAGTTCAATAAACACAACATGCAAAAATCTGCTCAAAACTCTGTGAACATGTCTACTGGAAGTCAGAAGCCACCGGCTAATGGTGTAAGACCACAGATCAATTGCAATCAGATGGTCAAGACTGGAGAACAACAGACTGATTGCAGCATGAATAGTTTAAGAAGTCAGAATAATCAAGTCAGCGATGTTCAAGTCTGGGACATATCGCAGTCGCAGATTGAAGCTACGAATGCGAGGAAAAAGAACCAGAACGCTAGCACGATGCGGCAAGAAACCTATCAGAGGACGCTAGAGTATGTTGAGAACTGCGAGAACTGGAAGAGCTCCGAAATGGTCTCCAGCAGCACCCATCCTCTGCAAGGCGGCGACAACATGGTTGTGAACGATCTCCAAACATCCTTGTCTTCGTTTTATGAAGAAAACCAGTACCTCCAGATGATTCAAtag
- the LOC133530722 gene encoding uncharacterized protein LOC133530722: MTTPGRWLMVMLGTTFVVAFLGVANPVQALRHWVQRATHVTQKIDLSTQVCYSEIIPGLYLSNIKAATDRNVLRHLNITHVLTIEAHRIPKSTFADCNITNLFIKAYDTSQTNLMPYFPMSNAFIEEGLASGGNVLVHCRFGVSRSATLVIAYLMQKYNMNFDQAFEYVKSKRFFINPNPGFVSQLQEYHRLHYGVNQYQRFEAYCAVKARKHKYKIVSAAVILVSILVPIIVLIFLW; encoded by the exons ATGACCACGCCCGGACGTTGGTTGATGGTTATGTTAGGAACCACGTTCGTAGTGGCGTTCCTCGGCGTAGCCAATCCAGTCCAGGCGCTCAGACACTGGGTCCAGCGAGCCACTCACGTTACTCAGAAGATCGACCTCAGCACCCAAGTTTGCTACAGCGAAATCATCCCTGGCCTTTACCTGAGTAATATCAAAGCTGCTACTGATCGAAATGTCCTCCGACATCTTAATATCACCCATGTACTCACCATCGAAGCGCATCGCATCCCGAAGTCAACTTTTGCTGATTGTAACATTACTAACCTCTTTATCAAGGCATATGATACCAGCCAGACGAATCTCATGCCCTATTTCCCCATGTCCAACGCCTTCATCGAGGAAGGTCTCGCAAGTGGAGGGAACGTCCTCGTCCATTGCCGTTTCGGCGTGTCACGATCGGCCACCTTGGTTATTGCCTACCTGATGCAAAAGTACAACATGAATTTCGACCAGGCCTTCGAATATGTGAAGTCTAAGCGGTTTTTCATCAATCCTAACCCTGGATTTGTGAGCCAACTCCAAGAATACCACCGGCTTCATTACGGCGTGAATCAGTATCAGAGATTCGAGGCATACTGTGCCGTGAAGGCGCGAAAGCACAAATATAAGATAGTCTCAGCAGCTGTGATCCTTGTGTCCATACTCGTGCCTATAATTGTTTTG ATCTTTCTGTGGTAA